From the Chryseobacterium viscerum genome, one window contains:
- a CDS encoding outer membrane beta-barrel protein, producing MKKTIFALSLLGSIFVFSQEKSNKPQEKQIEGVVITKTKKAVEQKADRTIFDFSEQPQLNNGNVLEGIKKLPGLVSTDIAGMMYQGKMLEVYLNGRPLNITSNELNSFLEGMPANSVERIEVITQPGAEFPATSGGAIMNIITNKNANKYLTATYSGNYSFTNYDKYRNRTTNSVNLNARNKYFGWQLNVGQNYRESMLNGQQDELLTSHTDRYGRGYFAKSGLTFDLGQDRLLLNYDIYHNNNDNYTLSNGHGDLPFQNNPKDLREAFYTSSDVAHTNSLRQEAVVTYQKRFADKSQKLDFQFGYTRSDSKFSQDNFFQDGTFVMPANPPINSPTNGLKDILNNKSVMNIANFKVDYAQPIKLLDGGKVSFGGLYEKQDYDTESFGLTNLEYQRQTASTYLEFQAKLKKFDFTLGSRAENYDISGVTRYFDKDAKLVEANLIPFNKFKFFPNASVQYNMMNQVYIAANYNRKISLPSISALNPNNVTFSGPSTEVNGNPNLQPTIFDNYELKISAFDYAFIGYSVSSASNQVAQIIRKDGRKLFNEQVNISNMKIHNFNVGLPVPFMIFSKPLSEIMKFNFNPDKINFMYLYAGYQKHEINNLNNKGFWIFNIMTQIILPKDIKLTANYSYLTPKAGYFYFTAEKPFNNSLDITLTKKFMNNRLTLSVFANDIFNGQMMQVRSNPPSGTPVMISSKYDTRNFGFSINYKIPTRNKLAKEDPNILNQTKKEDNGGVMQQAQ from the coding sequence ATGAAAAAAACGATTTTCGCTTTATCTTTATTAGGCTCTATTTTTGTTTTCTCGCAGGAGAAAAGTAATAAACCTCAGGAAAAACAAATTGAAGGGGTAGTGATCACCAAAACTAAAAAAGCCGTTGAACAAAAAGCAGACCGTACTATTTTTGACTTTTCCGAACAGCCTCAGCTGAACAACGGAAACGTTTTGGAGGGAATTAAAAAACTTCCGGGACTTGTATCTACCGACATCGCAGGAATGATGTATCAGGGAAAAATGCTTGAAGTGTATCTGAATGGGAGACCCTTGAACATCACTTCCAATGAATTAAACTCCTTCCTTGAAGGAATGCCCGCCAACTCTGTAGAAAGAATTGAGGTAATCACCCAGCCCGGCGCTGAATTTCCGGCTACTTCCGGAGGTGCGATCATGAATATTATCACTAATAAAAACGCCAATAAATATTTAACAGCAACTTATTCCGGGAATTATTCTTTCACGAATTATGATAAATACAGAAACAGAACAACCAATTCTGTTAATTTAAATGCAAGAAATAAATATTTCGGATGGCAGCTGAACGTAGGTCAAAATTACCGTGAAAGTATGCTGAATGGCCAGCAGGATGAGCTTTTAACAAGTCATACCGATAGATACGGACGTGGATATTTTGCAAAATCAGGCTTAACTTTTGATTTGGGGCAGGACAGATTATTATTAAACTACGATATTTATCACAATAATAATGACAATTATACTTTAAGTAATGGTCATGGAGATTTGCCTTTCCAGAATAATCCAAAAGATTTAAGAGAAGCTTTTTATACATCTTCGGATGTTGCTCATACCAATAGCCTGAGACAGGAAGCTGTTGTAACGTATCAAAAACGTTTTGCTGACAAATCTCAAAAACTGGACTTTCAGTTTGGGTATACAAGATCAGACAGTAAATTTTCTCAGGATAATTTCTTTCAGGATGGGACATTTGTAATGCCTGCAAACCCGCCAATCAATAGTCCTACCAATGGTTTGAAAGATATTCTGAACAATAAATCTGTGATGAATATTGCCAACTTCAAAGTAGATTATGCCCAGCCTATCAAGCTTCTTGATGGCGGAAAAGTAAGCTTTGGAGGTTTATACGAGAAACAGGATTATGATACGGAAAGTTTTGGTTTAACCAATCTTGAATATCAGAGACAAACGGCATCTACCTATTTGGAGTTTCAGGCAAAATTGAAAAAATTTGACTTCACATTAGGTTCCCGTGCTGAGAACTATGATATTTCAGGAGTAACAAGATATTTTGATAAAGATGCGAAATTGGTAGAGGCTAATTTGATTCCTTTCAATAAGTTTAAGTTTTTCCCGAATGCGAGTGTACAGTATAACATGATGAATCAGGTTTATATTGCCGCAAATTATAACAGAAAAATCAGTTTACCTAGTATTTCTGCCCTGAACCCGAATAACGTGACGTTCTCCGGACCAAGTACAGAAGTAAATGGTAACCCCAATCTACAGCCTACTATTTTTGATAACTATGAATTGAAAATTTCGGCTTTTGATTATGCATTTATCGGATACAGCGTAAGTTCGGCAAGCAATCAGGTAGCACAGATCATCCGAAAAGATGGAAGAAAACTTTTCAACGAGCAGGTGAACATTTCAAATATGAAAATTCACAACTTCAACGTGGGATTACCGGTTCCTTTTATGATTTTCAGCAAGCCTTTAAGCGAAATTATGAAGTTTAATTTCAATCCTGATAAAATTAATTTCATGTACTTATATGCAGGATATCAGAAGCATGAAATCAACAATCTGAATAATAAAGGGTTCTGGATTTTTAATATCATGACTCAGATTATTTTGCCGAAAGACATCAAACTGACAGCCAATTACAGTTATCTGACTCCAAAGGCAGGATATTTCTACTTCACGGCAGAGAAACCGTTCAACAACTCTCTTGATATTACGTTGACGAAGAAGTTTATGAACAACCGTCTGACACTTTCTGTTTTTGCGAATGATATTTTCAATGGACAGATGATGCAGGTACGTTCTAACCCGCCATCAGGAACTCCGGTAATGATCAGCAGTAAATATGACACGAGGAATTTCGGATTTTCCATCAACTATAAAATTCCGACAAGAAATAAACTGGCGAAAGAGGACCCGAATATCCTGAACCAAACTAAAAAAGAAGATAACGGAGGTGTAATGCAGCAGGCACAATAA
- the thiH gene encoding 2-iminoacetate synthase ThiH, protein MKSFKDVFENYQWDEVKDKLEKVNLAEVRYSLQKKNKTLDDFLNLLSPAASHELELMARMTQMLTQKRFGKTIQLYAPLYLSNECQNICTYCGFSLDNSLKRKTLSDMELMIEASVLKSMGVNHVLLVSGEANKIVGVPYFQNAVRKLKPHFSNISIEVQPLMEEEYKLLHEEGVHSVLVYQETYHQDVYREYHPKGKKSNFHFRLETPDRIGRAGIHKIGLGVLLGLEDWRVDSFFNALHIDYLQKQYWKSKFSVSFPRLRPAEGIIEPNFIMEDRDLLQLICAYRIWNEDLEISISTRENEVFRNNIVSLGATAMSAGSKTNPGGYAVDKESLEQFETSDERSMDEIRLMIKKAGYDPVMKDWDSVYSGF, encoded by the coding sequence ATGAAAAGCTTTAAAGATGTTTTTGAAAACTACCAGTGGGATGAGGTAAAGGATAAGCTTGAAAAAGTAAATCTGGCTGAGGTAAGATACAGTCTTCAGAAAAAGAATAAAACTCTTGATGATTTTCTGAATCTCCTGTCACCAGCCGCTTCTCATGAACTGGAACTGATGGCAAGAATGACGCAGATGCTTACCCAAAAAAGATTTGGAAAAACCATTCAGTTGTATGCACCGCTGTATCTCAGTAATGAATGCCAGAATATCTGTACCTATTGCGGATTCAGCCTCGATAATAGCCTGAAAAGAAAAACACTTTCCGATATGGAATTGATGATTGAAGCCTCAGTACTGAAATCCATGGGCGTGAATCATGTGTTATTGGTAAGTGGTGAAGCCAATAAAATAGTGGGAGTCCCTTATTTTCAGAATGCTGTCCGTAAGCTAAAACCTCATTTTTCCAATATATCCATTGAAGTACAGCCATTAATGGAAGAAGAATACAAACTGCTTCATGAAGAAGGAGTACATTCTGTTTTGGTGTATCAGGAAACCTACCACCAGGATGTCTACAGAGAATACCATCCGAAAGGTAAGAAATCAAACTTTCATTTTCGACTGGAAACTCCGGACAGAATTGGACGAGCAGGAATTCATAAAATAGGACTCGGAGTTCTCCTTGGACTTGAAGATTGGAGAGTTGATAGTTTTTTTAATGCATTACACATAGATTATCTTCAGAAACAATATTGGAAAAGTAAGTTTTCTGTTTCCTTTCCAAGGCTCAGACCGGCAGAAGGAATCATTGAACCTAATTTTATTATGGAAGACAGAGATCTTCTTCAGCTCATTTGTGCTTACAGAATCTGGAATGAAGACCTTGAAATTTCCATTTCTACCAGAGAAAATGAAGTATTCAGGAATAATATAGTGTCTCTGGGAGCAACAGCCATGAGTGCTGGATCAAAAACCAACCCTGGAGGTTATGCTGTAGATAAAGAATCTCTGGAACAGTTTGAAACCAGTGATGAACGAAGTATGGATGAAATCAGACTCATGATCAAAAAAGCAGGCTATGATCCTGTGATGAAAGACTGGGATTCCGTGTACAGTGGATTTTAA
- a CDS encoding LytR/AlgR family response regulator transcription factor gives MNKIKCIIVDDEPLAISLLEHYVEKISFLELVFSTENPILALEYLQKNDSDLIFLDIQMPELTGINFMKIVGPDQKYILTTAYSEYALEGYEHNVVDYLLKPISFERFQKSVLKVQERFSFPQEENTHFFVKSSGQRHRIGFHEILYVESIKDYVNIRTENDEFIVLDTLKSMENQLSERFVRIHKSFIVNLDKVKSIGAKKVILPEYEIPIGESYRAGLLDRLK, from the coding sequence ATGAATAAGATCAAATGCATCATTGTGGATGATGAGCCACTGGCAATCTCTCTTCTTGAACATTATGTAGAAAAAATCTCTTTTCTTGAACTGGTTTTTTCTACAGAAAACCCGATTCTTGCTTTAGAATATCTTCAGAAAAATGATTCCGACCTCATCTTTCTGGATATTCAGATGCCTGAGCTTACAGGAATCAATTTTATGAAGATTGTTGGGCCTGATCAAAAGTATATTCTGACAACAGCCTATTCAGAATATGCTCTGGAAGGATATGAACATAATGTTGTGGATTACCTTTTAAAACCTATTTCCTTTGAAAGATTTCAAAAGAGTGTATTAAAGGTTCAGGAGCGGTTTTCTTTTCCACAGGAGGAAAATACCCATTTCTTTGTGAAATCCTCCGGGCAGAGGCATCGTATCGGCTTTCACGAGATCCTTTACGTGGAAAGTATCAAAGATTATGTTAATATCCGGACGGAAAACGATGAGTTTATTGTTCTGGATACTCTTAAATCAATGGAAAATCAGCTTTCTGAAAGGTTTGTACGGATTCATAAATCTTTCATTGTCAACCTGGATAAAGTCAAAAGTATTGGAGCTAAAAAAGTGATTCTTCCTGAATATGAGATTCCTATAGGAGAAAGTTATAGAGCAGGTCTTCTTGATAGATTAAAGTGA
- a CDS encoding TonB-dependent receptor plug domain-containing protein, protein MHNFKTKIFIPSFALISTFYYAQTDTLQSKKIDDVVILGSRGSGRSLTDTPVPVDIINISKILKQSPTNNISQALNYIVPSFSSTSHTVNDGTDFVDPALLRGLGPDQVLVLLNGKRRYQSSLINVTLTPGRGSVGTDLNAIPAFALEKIEVLRDGASAQYGSDAIAGVVNLGLKKRLGLSGQVFLGGYASPVANNFSGGVDGQTISVDLNYGAKIGKSGFINVTGSAQYRDPYSRAGVREGNIFNAYNAINYRALQDGVNIDGLYKNITNTSNTQQIINTVKQYATKVGYFGTDFQSQISGANSIADLQKILGKDFTSQELNYRGLERKDFSLRAGQSKLQSGQLFFNSEIPVNEDWKVYSFGGYSYRLGNAGGFYRLPNTERNINAVTPNGYLPQIEAAVNDYSLAAGIKGKWNGWNVDFSNTFGKNVFGFGVVNTFNASLTDSSPRTFDAGGSEFSQNTVNLDFSKKYDVLKGLNLAFGAEYRHENYKVNAGKENSYASYDIYGRVVTAKTPENEKVTDFFGSIRPAGAQVFPGFSPENAVSGNRNSIAAYADAELEVTDGWLLEGALRYENYSDFGSTFNYKLATNVKLAPNLNWRGAVSTGFRAPSLAQIYYSSTSTLIQQGKTTQVGTFRNNSEAAQALGIPKLKQETSQSYSTGITWKIPSLSLTFTADAYLIKIKDRVVLTDLFFRPDKIKNDDDQVLQSAFDLARASAANFFANAVDSQTKGLDITISQNSKISSGVSLENNLGINFNQTKRIGDIHASPKLVSQIDNYFSEPNRVYFEEAVPRVKATLSNTLRVSGFTFLLRNSFFGKVTDADVLDANFDGVTGSTEHFVLNNRFVTDLSVGYDFNKNISATIGSNNILNILPSKSPNISSLTADNQFVYSRQVSQYGIGGRFLFARIEFRF, encoded by the coding sequence ATGCATAATTTCAAAACAAAAATATTTATTCCTTCTTTCGCGCTTATCTCTACATTTTATTACGCACAGACGGACACTTTACAATCTAAAAAAATAGATGATGTGGTTATCCTTGGGTCAAGAGGTTCCGGAAGATCATTGACGGATACCCCTGTTCCGGTAGATATCATTAACATATCAAAAATTTTAAAGCAAAGCCCGACGAACAATATCAGCCAGGCTTTAAATTATATTGTCCCTTCATTTTCATCCACTTCACACACGGTGAACGATGGAACTGACTTTGTAGATCCTGCTCTTTTAAGAGGATTAGGACCGGATCAGGTTTTAGTGTTACTCAATGGAAAAAGACGATATCAGTCTTCATTGATTAATGTAACGCTTACACCGGGAAGAGGCTCTGTAGGAACTGATCTTAATGCTATTCCCGCTTTTGCTTTGGAAAAAATTGAGGTTTTAAGAGACGGAGCTTCTGCTCAATATGGTTCTGATGCCATTGCAGGAGTAGTTAACCTGGGATTGAAAAAAAGATTAGGACTTTCCGGACAGGTATTTCTCGGTGGATATGCTTCGCCTGTTGCTAATAATTTCTCAGGAGGAGTGGACGGACAAACCATTTCTGTAGATCTTAATTATGGAGCGAAAATTGGAAAATCCGGATTTATTAACGTGACAGGTTCTGCGCAATACCGTGATCCTTATTCCAGAGCCGGAGTAAGGGAAGGAAATATTTTCAATGCGTATAATGCTATTAATTACAGAGCATTACAGGACGGAGTTAATATTGATGGTTTGTATAAAAATATTACCAACACCTCCAATACTCAGCAGATTATCAATACGGTAAAACAATATGCGACTAAGGTTGGTTATTTTGGAACTGATTTCCAGTCTCAGATCTCAGGGGCAAACAGTATTGCTGACCTTCAAAAAATATTAGGTAAAGATTTTACTTCCCAGGAACTTAATTACAGAGGATTGGAAAGAAAAGATTTTAGCCTGAGAGCCGGACAGTCTAAGCTACAATCGGGGCAGCTCTTCTTTAATTCTGAAATTCCTGTGAATGAGGATTGGAAAGTGTACTCTTTTGGAGGCTATAGCTACCGTCTTGGAAATGCCGGAGGATTTTACAGACTCCCAAATACGGAGAGAAACATCAATGCAGTTACTCCTAATGGATATCTCCCTCAGATTGAAGCAGCTGTAAATGATTATTCTCTTGCTGCCGGAATTAAAGGAAAATGGAATGGCTGGAATGTAGATTTCAGTAATACATTTGGCAAAAACGTTTTCGGTTTTGGAGTTGTCAATACCTTTAATGCATCGCTTACAGATAGTTCTCCACGAACTTTTGATGCTGGAGGGTCTGAGTTTTCACAAAATACCGTCAATCTGGATTTCTCCAAAAAGTATGATGTCCTGAAAGGATTAAATCTAGCATTTGGCGCTGAATACCGACATGAAAATTATAAAGTAAATGCAGGAAAAGAAAATTCTTATGCTTCGTACGATATTTATGGACGTGTGGTAACAGCCAAAACCCCTGAAAATGAAAAAGTAACCGATTTCTTCGGAAGTATAAGACCAGCCGGAGCACAGGTGTTCCCAGGGTTTAGTCCGGAAAATGCCGTTTCAGGAAATAGAAACAGTATTGCAGCTTATGCAGATGCAGAACTGGAAGTTACCGACGGATGGCTGTTGGAAGGAGCTTTACGATATGAGAATTATTCAGACTTCGGGTCTACATTCAATTATAAGCTGGCAACCAATGTAAAACTGGCTCCCAATCTAAACTGGAGAGGAGCTGTTTCTACAGGATTTAGAGCACCTTCATTAGCGCAAATTTATTATAGCTCTACTTCTACACTGATTCAGCAGGGAAAAACCACGCAGGTCGGTACTTTTAGAAATAATTCTGAAGCAGCACAGGCACTGGGTATTCCGAAATTAAAACAAGAAACTTCACAATCCTACAGCACAGGAATTACATGGAAAATTCCGTCATTAAGTCTGACTTTTACAGCAGATGCTTATTTAATAAAGATTAAGGATAGGGTAGTGCTTACGGATCTGTTTTTCCGTCCGGATAAAATTAAAAATGATGATGATCAGGTATTGCAAAGTGCCTTTGATCTGGCAAGAGCTAGCGCTGCCAACTTCTTTGCCAATGCAGTAGATTCTCAGACAAAGGGGTTGGATATTACCATTTCTCAAAATTCAAAAATTTCATCGGGAGTTTCCTTAGAGAATAATCTGGGAATTAACTTTAATCAGACCAAAAGAATCGGAGATATTCATGCGTCGCCTAAACTGGTAAGCCAGATTGATAATTATTTCTCAGAACCGAATAGAGTGTATTTTGAAGAAGCTGTACCCCGCGTAAAAGCTACTTTATCTAATACTTTAAGAGTTTCCGGATTTACTTTCCTGCTGCGTAATTCTTTCTTCGGTAAAGTGACGGATGCAGATGTTTTAGATGCTAATTTTGACGGAGTAACAGGAAGTACAGAGCATTTTGTTCTTAATAACCGCTTTGTGACAGATTTATCCGTAGGATATGATTTTAATAAAAATATTTCAGCAACTATCGGAAGCAATAACATCCTGAATATACTGCCTTCCAAAAGCCCGAATATAAGTTCATTAACGGCTGATAACCAGTTTGTATATTCCAGACAGGTTTCTCAGTATGGAATAGGAGGAAGGTTCTTATTTGCAAGAATTGAATTCAGGTTCTAA
- a CDS encoding HesA/MoeB/ThiF family protein, protein MKEDHFSRYSRQIFIEEIGLEGQKKIIISKVLVVGAGGLGSPVIQYLAAAGVGTLGVIDFDEVELHNLNRQIIHTENRVGLSKVKSAETFVKELNHQVKLIGIEEKINKENAEEIISQYDVIVDGSDNFSTRYLVNDTCIKLHKTLVYGSILGFSGQVAVFNHNGSKNLRDIFPEPPFDEDVPDCDSLGVLGALPGMIGSMMALQTLKIITNLPVSVNQLTLVDTLSWRFQTIDF, encoded by the coding sequence ATGAAAGAAGATCATTTTTCACGATACAGCCGGCAGATATTTATCGAAGAGATAGGACTTGAGGGACAAAAGAAAATAATAATTTCCAAAGTTCTTGTCGTTGGAGCCGGAGGTTTAGGAAGTCCGGTTATACAATATCTTGCCGCCGCAGGAGTAGGAACTCTAGGCGTTATCGATTTTGATGAAGTTGAACTTCATAATCTGAATAGGCAGATTATACATACCGAAAACAGAGTAGGATTATCCAAAGTGAAGAGCGCAGAAACATTTGTAAAAGAACTCAATCATCAGGTGAAATTGATAGGAATTGAAGAGAAAATCAATAAAGAGAATGCCGAAGAAATCATTTCTCAATACGATGTTATTGTTGACGGCTCAGACAATTTTTCAACAAGATATCTGGTGAATGATACCTGTATAAAATTGCATAAAACTTTGGTTTACGGAAGTATCTTAGGATTTTCAGGACAAGTTGCTGTATTTAATCATAATGGAAGCAAAAACTTGCGGGATATTTTCCCTGAACCACCTTTTGATGAAGATGTGCCGGATTGTGACAGCCTTGGCGTATTGGGAGCTCTTCCCGGGATGATAGGAAGCATGATGGCTCTTCAGACGTTAAAAATTATTACTAATCTTCCTGTGAGTGTTAATCAGCTGACTTTGGTAGATACGCTGAGTTGGAGATTTCAGACGATAGATTTCTGA
- a CDS encoding sensor histidine kinase, which translates to MNKKQIIWLQIFYWSFNFIGNNITPYFFFPERRGFETYVLNFTYFITEISTFYLLYLVIIPKVLNLEKLYSAVLVFLISILSFGVIRYGIEEVLLPITLGFRNYNKDTGLLYYLTDNIYNASLTVFIAGILWIVEKYGVAENDKKQLLIEKKQAELQALKTQINPHFIFNSLNNIYSLVYQKSDKALPAIEELGQLLRYSTKDLEKDSISLDKEIGYIDSLIALEKLRIRNPELLSIEKDIQHPQLKISPMLLVPFVENAFKHGDFRDKGFEMKISDHDKVLHFYLLNFKTHKMKDTVSGIGIQNVKKRLEILYPKHQLEIRDSETEFIVDLKIELRDE; encoded by the coding sequence ATGAATAAAAAGCAAATTATCTGGCTTCAGATTTTTTATTGGAGTTTCAATTTTATAGGAAACAATATCACCCCTTATTTCTTTTTTCCTGAGCGAAGAGGATTTGAAACGTATGTGCTGAATTTTACTTATTTTATTACTGAAATTTCTACTTTTTATCTTTTGTATCTGGTTATTATTCCGAAAGTATTAAATCTGGAGAAACTTTATTCTGCTGTTTTAGTTTTTTTGATCTCTATTTTAAGTTTTGGTGTCATTCGGTATGGAATTGAAGAAGTGCTGCTTCCTATTACTCTTGGATTCAGAAATTATAATAAAGATACCGGACTTTTATATTATTTGACAGATAATATCTACAATGCATCATTGACCGTTTTCATTGCAGGAATTTTGTGGATTGTAGAGAAATATGGTGTTGCTGAAAATGATAAAAAGCAACTTCTGATTGAAAAAAAACAGGCAGAACTTCAGGCGTTGAAAACCCAGATCAATCCTCATTTTATTTTTAATTCATTAAATAATATCTATTCCCTAGTGTATCAAAAATCGGATAAAGCACTTCCTGCCATTGAAGAACTTGGGCAATTGCTGAGGTACAGCACAAAAGATCTTGAAAAAGACTCAATTTCTCTGGATAAAGAAATTGGATATATTGACAGTTTAATTGCGCTGGAAAAGCTTAGAATCAGAAATCCTGAACTGTTGAGTATCGAAAAAGATATTCAGCACCCACAGCTTAAAATTTCACCGATGCTGTTGGTTCCTTTTGTTGAGAATGCTTTCAAACATGGTGATTTCCGGGATAAAGGTTTTGAAATGAAAATTTCAGATCATGATAAGGTGCTGCATTTTTATCTTTTAAATTTTAAAACACATAAAATGAAAGATACCGTTTCAGGAATAGGAATCCAGAATGTAAAAAAAAGGCTGGAAATATTATATCCTAAACATCAGCTTGAGATCCGTGATTCAGAAACAGAATTTATTGTAGATTTAAAAATTGAATTACGGGATGAATAA
- a CDS encoding outer membrane beta-barrel family protein: MKKHLLLITTLVCSFITAQTKDTANVNKIEAVTMNGKKVLVERKVDRLVYNVQNSMLSQGSSGTEVLAGTPLLQVDENKGLLSIAGKNGVSVMVNDRMLNLSGSELINYLRNLRSENILKIEVITTPPAKYEAQGNSGIINIVLKKNQNLGWSGYLNTNYTQRTYAGFSSVAGVNYQNEKVKASVKVMGYDGDKRSVEKYNIIGQNSSVSKDERRDMNDGLGLNANFDYSLSKNSNIGLVYDITKGHTNMDIHSTQSYFTDGMPTLQTETDSKHRSPFTTQMLNLYFDQKLGEHKLSFGANYYGNSPDTEVNFTTRNVTSNAIEVVRNLSSVDYKIYSGQGDLTLNFKKIQVETGAKYSQFSNNSDIAYFNFNNGNYIIDPAKSNLFDYNEKNYAAYISASKDLGEKWSVKAGLRYEYSQTSGFSPTTQSKSENNYGKFFPTAYLSYKVNQDNQFSINYSRRINRPYFRALDPFRWYSNPNTYYTGNPSLQPSFNHNIEFNYIFKSKLSANLYYQRTTNNFDQISFLNGINLVSTYENYYNQNVYGINFNYTDTYFKIWESNISTSFSVNKTQITKFNLVPKNGQSFYFSLNNTFQLNKAKTFMLFVNYWNNLPSRDGYFSMKNTASLDAGVKMSFAEKALQVNLSVSDIFRQSGLRADMYFTDNTQSFNNYWDARRMNLSITYNFGNQKVKSNNRAVNFEEKNRAQ; encoded by the coding sequence ATGAAAAAGCACCTTTTATTAATAACTACCCTTGTTTGTTCTTTTATAACAGCACAAACAAAAGACACTGCTAACGTCAACAAAATTGAGGCAGTAACGATGAATGGCAAAAAAGTTCTTGTAGAGCGTAAAGTGGACCGCCTGGTTTATAATGTTCAGAATTCTATGCTTTCACAGGGTAGTTCCGGAACTGAGGTGTTGGCTGGCACTCCATTATTACAAGTGGATGAAAATAAAGGTCTTCTTTCTATTGCCGGAAAAAACGGTGTTTCTGTGATGGTGAATGACCGGATGCTGAATCTTTCCGGATCTGAACTGATTAATTATCTGAGAAACCTCCGTTCTGAAAACATATTGAAAATTGAAGTTATTACTACTCCACCTGCCAAATATGAAGCTCAGGGAAACAGTGGAATTATCAATATCGTTCTTAAAAAGAATCAGAATCTTGGATGGAGCGGCTATCTGAATACCAATTACACACAGAGAACATATGCTGGTTTCAGCAGTGTAGCAGGAGTAAATTATCAGAATGAAAAAGTAAAAGCCTCCGTAAAAGTAATGGGCTATGACGGAGATAAAAGATCAGTGGAAAAATATAATATTATCGGCCAAAATTCTTCTGTCAGCAAGGATGAAAGAAGGGATATGAATGACGGACTCGGTCTGAATGCAAATTTTGACTATTCTCTTTCTAAAAATTCCAATATCGGATTGGTATACGATATTACAAAGGGACATACCAATATGGATATCCATTCAACACAAAGTTACTTTACAGATGGTATGCCTACTTTACAAACAGAGACGGATTCAAAGCATCGTTCTCCTTTTACAACCCAAATGCTTAATCTCTATTTTGATCAAAAGTTGGGGGAGCATAAACTTAGTTTTGGAGCCAACTATTATGGAAATTCACCTGATACGGAAGTTAATTTTACGACAAGAAATGTCACCAGCAATGCAATAGAGGTTGTGAGAAACCTTTCTTCCGTAGATTATAAAATCTACTCCGGACAGGGTGATTTGACTTTAAACTTCAAAAAAATTCAGGTAGAAACAGGTGCAAAATACAGCCAGTTTTCTAATAATTCAGACATCGCATATTTTAATTTTAACAATGGAAATTATATCATAGATCCGGCAAAGAGTAATCTTTTTGATTATAATGAAAAGAATTATGCAGCTTATATCAGTGCCAGTAAAGACCTTGGCGAAAAATGGTCAGTAAAAGCCGGACTCCGTTATGAATATTCACAAACCAGCGGTTTCTCTCCTACTACACAATCTAAATCTGAGAATAATTACGGAAAATTTTTCCCAACAGCCTATTTGTCTTATAAAGTCAATCAGGATAATCAGTTCAGCATTAATTATTCCCGAAGAATCAATCGCCCTTATTTCCGGGCTTTAGATCCGTTCCGATGGTATTCTAATCCTAATACGTATTATACCGGAAACCCAAGCCTGCAGCCCTCTTTTAATCATAATATCGAATTCAATTATATTTTTAAAAGTAAACTCTCTGCCAACCTTTACTACCAGAGAACCACGAATAATTTTGACCAGATTTCATTCCTGAACGGAATTAACCTTGTCAGTACTTATGAAAACTATTACAATCAGAATGTTTATGGGATCAATTTCAATTATACAGATACCTATTTCAAAATCTGGGAAAGTAATATCTCAACTTCGTTCAGTGTTAATAAGACCCAGATTACAAAATTCAATCTGGTTCCTAAAAACGGACAGTCATTTTATTTTTCTTTGAACAATACTTTCCAACTGAATAAAGCTAAGACATTCATGCTATTTGTCAATTACTGGAATAATCTTCCTTCCAGAGACGGATATTTTTCTATGAAAAACACAGCAAGTCTGGATGCAGGAGTAAAAATGAGTTTTGCGGAAAAAGCCCTTCAGGTCAATCTTTCTGTAAGCGATATTTTCAGACAGTCCGGATTGAGAGCTGATATGTATTTTACTGATAATACACAATCTTTCAACAACTATTGGGATGCCAGAAGAATGAACCTCAGCATCACCTATAATTTTGGAAATCAGAAAGTAAAGTCAAATAACAGAGCGGTTAATTTTGAAGAAAAAAACCGTGCCCAATAA